In Brachybacterium saurashtrense, the genomic stretch GATGGACTCCTCGAAGTACACGCCCGGGGAGCGGACCAGCTGGGAGACGACGACACGCTCGGTGCCGTTGATGATGAAGGTGCCCTTGTCGGTCATGAGCGGGAACTCGCCCATGAAGACCGTCTGGGTCTTGATCTCACCGGTCTCGTTGTTCATGAACTCCGCGATGACGTACAGCGGAGCGGCGTAGGTGAGGTCCTTCTCCTTGCACTCGTCGACCGTGTACTTCGGGTCGTCGAAGGTGTGGTCGCGGAACGACAGCGACATGTTGCCGGCGAAGTCCTCGATCGGGGAGATCTCCTCGAGGATGTCCGCGAGACCCGAGGTCTGCGGGACGTCCTCGCGACCGGCGGCGGCGGCCTCGGCGGCGCGCTCCTGCCAGCGCTCGTTGCCGAGCAGCCAGTCGAACGAGGTGGTCTGCAGACTCAGCAGGTCCGGGACCTCGATGGGGTCGCCGAGCTTCGCGAAGGTGACGCGAGGCGAAGCGGTGCGAAGTGCGATGTCAGTGGTGCGATCGGTGCTCGAGGCAGCCAAGGGGGGTCCTTCCACAGGCCGATGACGGAATCCCAGGCGCGGTGGACGACCCATCAGGACGATGGAGCAGGCAACGTGAGGTACAGAACGGCCGATCCGACGGGAGGCACACAGCGCAAGGGATGACCATACACGAGATCGCGGATGGACACAAGGGTCGCGAACGCGCCCGGTCCATCCGCGTCGGCCGCTATATGCCTGGCGCGGGTGTTCTCCCGGTGCCTCCTGCCCGTCTGGCTCGACCGGCCCGGCGGTGACATCACACCGGGCGCTCTCGGCAGGAACAGCTCCGTACGGGGAAAAGAATGGAGGGAAATCGCAGCGGAGTCAAGCAGGCGGGGCCCGCAGCGCCGTGTCGCTGCTCGACGGTGGAGGTCAGGGCATGCAGAACGGTGCTGGTCAGGGCATGCAGAAGGGCCGCCCCGCAGATGCGGGACGGCCCTTCAGGAGCAGTGCGACTGCCGTCGGATCAGGCGTGCGCTGGGCGCACGCCACGGATCACTTGACGGAGACGGTCGCGCCGGCCTCCTCGAGCTTCGCCTTGGCGGCCTCGGCGTCGTCCTTCTTGACGCCCTCGAGGACCGGCTTGGGGGCCTCGTCGACGAGCGCCTTGGCCTCCTTCAGGCCGAGCGAGGTCAGAGCGCGCACCTCCTTGATGACGCCGATCTTGGCGGAACCGGCGGACTCGAGGATGACGTCGAACTCGTCCTTCTCCTCCTCGGCCGGGGCGTCGCCACCGGCAGCGGCGCCACCGGCGGCGGCGACGGCCACGGGGGCGGCGGCGGTGACGTCGAAGACGTCCTCGAACTGCTTCACGAACTCGGAGAGCTCGATGAGGGACATCTCCTTGAAAGCCTCGATGAGCTCGTCGTTGCTGAGCTTCGCCATGGTGGCGTTCCTTCCTGTTGGCGGGACCTGCGTCCCTGCGGTGTCATACGGCGCGTACGCGCCAGGTCATGCGGTCCGGTCGCTCCACGGGAAGCGGCCGGGGGACAGCGCTGAGGCTGTGGTGGCGGCGGCCGTGAGCCCGAGGGCTCAGGCAGCCTCCTGCTTGGCCCGCAGCGCGTCCACGGTGCGCGCCGTCTTCGACAGCGGTGCAGCGAACACTGCGGCGGCCTTGGACATCGACGCCTTCATGGCGCCGGCGGCCTTGGCCAGCATGACCTCGCGGGACTCGAGGTCCGCGAGGCTCTGGACGTCCTCCTTCGAGAGCAGCGCGCCCTCGAAGTAGCCGGACTTGACCACGAGGTTCTCGTGGGTCTTGGCGAAGTCACGCAGAGCCTTCGCAGGCTCCACCGGCTCGCCCTTGATGAAGGCGATGGCGGTCGGCCCGCTGAGCGTGCCGTCGAACACGTCGATGCCGGCCTCGCGGGCGGCGATCTCCGTGAGCGTGTTCTTCACCACGGCGTAGGTCGTCTCGGAACCCAGCGCGCGACGGAGCTCCTTGAGCTCCCCCACGCTGAGCCCGCGATACTCGGTGACGACGGCGGCGTCGGAGGCGCGGAACAGCTCCGCGATCTCGGCGACGGCGTCCGCCTTCTCGGGGTTCGCCATGGCCCTCCTTCCAGAGGTCTCTCGCCACCGGGTGAAGGAGCCCTGGTACGGAAAAAGGCCTCGACACGCAGGTGTCGAGGCCAGCACGCACGATCCGGCTCCCCGGGAGCTGCTGCCCCGCGGAGGGCGCGACCGTGCGGGTCGCGTTCGTTCACCTGCGCAGGCCGTCCCCGTGGGGACTGCTTCGGCCGCACTCCGGGTGGAGGGCGACGACCGGCGGTCTTCGGTAGCTCCACAGTAGTGCAGACCGGGGCCTGCGCGCCACGGTGGGAGCGGCGGTCTCCGTCACAGTTCGGTGCCGCCGCTCCGCGCCGCACCCCACGCCGCGACGAGCTCGGCGACGTCCGCGAAGCGCTCCTCCCGGTCCGTCCGGGTCGCCCGCTCGACCACGGCCGCCGTGGCGTCGCCACCGCAGAAGCGCGCGAGGTCCTCGCAGAGCCCGGTCCCGAAGTGACGCAGCAGCCTGCCCAGGGAGAACACCGTCGTGGGGGCGTCCAGCGGGGCCCCGAGAGCACACTCCTCGGGGGCCATGAAGCGGCTCGAGCCGAACATCCGGCCCATGTCGTTGAGGGACGGGCCCCGACGGTAGGTGTCGAGATCGATCAGGGTGAGCCGGCCGGTCGTGAGATCCACCATGAGGCAGCCGTCGTAGAGGTCGCAGGCCACCCATCCCTCTGATTCCAGGGCGCGGTGCGCGTCGAGCAGCTGGTCGAAGACGGCGAGACGGAGCCGCGGGGACGAGGCGGCGAAGCGACGGTAGGCGGAATCCGGGTCTTCGCGATGCTCCGCAGGGACCCCGACGAGCTCGCCCGGGGCGCTGTCGTAGACCAAGACCGGCCCCTGAGGGGTCTCGATGACGTTGCGCAGCCGTGCGAGTGCGGGATGGACGACGGAACGGGCGATCGCCGTCGCGGAGCGCAGCAGCTCGACACGCGCCGCTCGGTCCAGGTATGGCAGCGAGGCCCCGGGCGGCGGCCCCTCCTCCCCCGCGCTCTTGGCGAAGAGGTCGCCGGTCGGCGTCGACACCAGCCAGGAGACGTTGCCGGAGTCCTGCGTTCGGTGGTCGAAGCGGGCGAGCACCTCCCCCGAGGCGTGCACGAGCTCCTCCGGGGTCAGGTCGCTGGCCGAGAGCGAGAGCAGTGCGGTCACCCGCCCACGGTACGGGCAGGCCCTCGGCATAGGGGTCCGCTTCCCCGCTCAGCGGCCACCCCGTGGCCCCGCCCCGGAACGGTTCCTCGACGAGAAGTACCAGTTCCGCAGAGTTCGTGGACGATACGTACCACGAAAGCGGTACGTATCGTCCACGAACTCCCGGGCACCCGCGACTCACAGGCAGTGGGAGCCGCATCGACCTGCACAGCACGGCGCCCCGCCCACCGCAACGGTGGACGGGGCGCCGAATGCTCGTGCGTCGCTCAGGCTCTACATCCTGCCCGAGCTCCGGCCGCTCGTGCCTCGCAGCACGTCGCTCAGGCCTCGTCAGTCCTGCCCGAGCTCCTGCCGCTCGTGCCTCGCAGCACGTCGCTCAGGCTCTACATCCTGCCCGAGCTCCTGCCGCTCGTGCCTCGCAGCACGTCGCTCAGGCCTCGTCAGTGTCCTCGAGGAGGTTGCGGGTGCGGTTCACGTCGACCGGGATGCCGGGGCCCATGGTGGTGGACACGGTGATCCGGGTGATGTAGCGACCCTTCGCCGCGGACGGCTTGAGACGCAGGATCTCGTCCAGCGCCGCGACGTAGTTCTCGACGAGCTGCTGGTCGGTGAAGGAGACCTTGCCGACGATGTAGTGCAGGTTCGCCGCACGGTCGGTGCGGAACTCGATCTTGCCGCCCTTGATGTCACCCACGGCCTTGGTGACGTCCATGGTCACGGTGCCGGTCTTGGGGTTCGGCATGAGGCCGCGGGGGCCGAGCACGCGGCCCAGCTTGCCGACCTTGCCCATCAGGTTCGGGGTGGCCACGGCTGCGTCGAAGTCGGTCCAGCCGCCGGCGACCTTCTCGATGAGGTCGTCGTCGCCGACCTCGTCGGCGCCCGCCGCGAGAGCGGCCTCGGCCTGCGCACCGGTCGCGAAGACGATGACGCGGGCGGTCTTGCCGGTGCCGTTGGGCAGGTTGACGGTGCCGCGCACCATCTGGTCCGCCTTGCGGGGATCCACGCCCAGGCGCATCGAGACCTCGACCGAGGCGTCGAACTTCGCCGGGGAGGACTTCTGCGCGAGGCGCAGCGCGTCCAGCGGGGAGTAGGTGCGGCCCTCTTCGATCAGAGCGGCGCCGTTCTTGTAAGCCTTGCTACGGAATGCCATCTGGATCAGCCCTCCACCGTGATGCCCATGGAACGAGCGGTGCCCTCGACGATCTTCGCCGCGGCCTCCATGTCGTTCGCGTTCAGATCAGGCATCTTGGTCTCCGCGATCTCGCGGACCTGCGCCTGGGTGATCGTGCCGACCTTGTCCGTGTGCGGGGTCGGCGAGCCCTTCTGGAGGCCGGCGGCCTTCTTGATGAGCTCAGCGGCCGGCGGGGTCTTCGTGATGAAGGTGAACGAGCGATCCTCGTAGACCGTGATCTCGACCGGGATGATGTTGCCACGCTGATCGGCGGTGCGATCGTTGTAGGCCTTCACGAACTCCATCATGTTCACGCCGGCAGCGCCGAGCGCGGGACCCACGGGCGGCGCAGGCGTGGCCTGGCCGGCCTGGATCTGGAGCTTGATGACGCTCGCGATCTTCTTCTTGGGAGCCATTGCTCTTCCTTACTGTGGTGTGGTCCGGGCGGAGCTCATCATGCGCTCCTCCCACGGAAGGACCCGTGCCCGCGCGGCGGGCACCGGTCCGATGCGACGCTACCTGCACGTCGCGCGCGGCGTCGACCGGTATCAGGGGTGATCTCGGTCGTATCGGCGCGGCACGGCGGCCGCGCCGGCCGCTCAGATCTTGGCGACCTGGTCGAACGCCAGCTCGACCGGGGTCTCGCGCCCGAAGATGGACACCAGGACCTGCAGCTTGCGGGTCTCCGAGTGGATCTCGGAGATGGTGGCCGGCATGGTCTCGAAGGGGCCGTCCATGACGGTGACGGACTCGCCCACCTGGAAATCGGGGACCTTCTGCGCGGCGGCGGCCTTGGCCGCTCCCCCACCGCTGGAGGAGCGCTTCTTCTCCGGCAGGCCCACCGACGGCGCCAGCAGCGAGTAGATCTCGTCGAAGCTCAGCGGGGTGGGGTCGGTCGCATTGCCCACGAACCCGGTCACGCCGGGGGTGTCGCGCACCACGCGCCAGGACTCGGTGGTGAGGTCCATGCGCACCAGCACGTAGCCGGGCACGCGCACGCGGCGCACCATCTTCTTCTGGCCGTTCTTGACCTCGGTCGCGTCCTCCATCGGGACCTGGACCTCGAAGATGTACTCCTCCATGTCCTGGGTCTCGGTGCGCGTGGCCAGCTGGGTCTTCACGCGGTTCTCGTGACCGGAGTAGGAGTGGATCACGTACCACTCGCCGAGCGCGGAGCGCAGGTGGCGCTTGAGCTGCACCAGCGGGTCCTCGCCCTCGGGCTCCTCGGCGGCGGCCTCGTCCGAGTCCTGCGCGTCGCCGGTCTCCTCGTCGTCGTCGGCGGCGGAGTCCTCCGCGGTCGCGGCGTCCTCGTCGGTCGCGGCGTCCTCACCGGCCTGCTCGGCGGCGGGCTCGTCGTCGGCGATGTCCGCACCGGCGGCGATGTCCGCGGCGGCATCGGCCTGCGGGGCGCTGTCGGAGGGCACCTCGGAGGAGGAGAAGGAGAGGGAGTCGTCGAGGTCCTCGTAGGACTCCTCGGGGGTGGAGCTCTGATCGCTCATCGGCGGGAACCTGCCTTCCTGGCGGCGTGGAACTGGTCGGTCACGGTGCGGTGCGCAATGCGGGCCGGGCGAGGGCTCACACGTCGGGGACCGTGAAGGCGATCCTGGACAGCCAGCTGAACGCGGCGTCGAGACCGAAGATCAGCAGGATCATGAACGCGACGAACAGCAGAACGGTGAGCGAGTACAGGAAGAGCTCCCGACGCGTCGGGACGACCACCTTCCTCAGCTCCGCGATGACCTGCCGGATGAACAGGCCGATCGCCAGGAACGGGTTCTGCGACCCGGAGCCCGGGACGTCAGCGCC encodes the following:
- the rplL gene encoding 50S ribosomal protein L7/L12 — translated: MAKLSNDELIEAFKEMSLIELSEFVKQFEDVFDVTAAAPVAVAAAGGAAAGGDAPAEEEKDEFDVILESAGSAKIGVIKEVRALTSLGLKEAKALVDEAPKPVLEGVKKDDAEAAKAKLEEAGATVSVK
- the rplJ gene encoding 50S ribosomal protein L10; this encodes MANPEKADAVAEIAELFRASDAAVVTEYRGLSVGELKELRRALGSETTYAVVKNTLTEIAAREAGIDVFDGTLSGPTAIAFIKGEPVEPAKALRDFAKTHENLVVKSGYFEGALLSKEDVQSLADLESREVMLAKAAGAMKASMSKAAAVFAAPLSKTARTVDALRAKQEAA
- a CDS encoding serine/threonine protein kinase, producing MTALLSLSASDLTPEELVHASGEVLARFDHRTQDSGNVSWLVSTPTGDLFAKSAGEEGPPPGASLPYLDRAARVELLRSATAIARSVVHPALARLRNVIETPQGPVLVYDSAPGELVGVPAEHREDPDSAYRRFAASSPRLRLAVFDQLLDAHRALESEGWVACDLYDGCLMVDLTTGRLTLIDLDTYRRGPSLNDMGRMFGSSRFMAPEECALGAPLDAPTTVFSLGRLLRHFGTGLCEDLARFCGGDATAAVVERATRTDREERFADVAELVAAWGAARSGGTEL
- the rplA gene encoding 50S ribosomal protein L1, whose translation is MAFRSKAYKNGAALIEEGRTYSPLDALRLAQKSSPAKFDASVEVSMRLGVDPRKADQMVRGTVNLPNGTGKTARVIVFATGAQAEAALAAGADEVGDDDLIEKVAGGWTDFDAAVATPNLMGKVGKLGRVLGPRGLMPNPKTGTVTMDVTKAVGDIKGGKIEFRTDRAANLHYIVGKVSFTDQQLVENYVAALDEILRLKPSAAKGRYITRITVSTTMGPGIPVDVNRTRNLLEDTDEA
- the rplK gene encoding 50S ribosomal protein L11 — its product is MAPKKKIASVIKLQIQAGQATPAPPVGPALGAAGVNMMEFVKAYNDRTADQRGNIIPVEITVYEDRSFTFITKTPPAAELIKKAAGLQKGSPTPHTDKVGTITQAQVREIAETKMPDLNANDMEAAAKIVEGTARSMGITVEG
- the nusG gene encoding transcription termination/antitermination protein NusG, giving the protein MSDQSSTPEESYEDLDDSLSFSSSEVPSDSAPQADAAADIAAGADIADDEPAAEQAGEDAATDEDAATAEDSAADDDEETGDAQDSDEAAAEEPEGEDPLVQLKRHLRSALGEWYVIHSYSGHENRVKTQLATRTETQDMEEYIFEVQVPMEDATEVKNGQKKMVRRVRVPGYVLVRMDLTTESWRVVRDTPGVTGFVGNATDPTPLSFDEIYSLLAPSVGLPEKKRSSSGGGAAKAAAAQKVPDFQVGESVTVMDGPFETMPATISEIHSETRKLQVLVSIFGRETPVELAFDQVAKI
- the secE gene encoding preprotein translocase subunit SecE, producing MNSSQNAPSTPRGADVPGSGSQNPFLAIGLFIRQVIAELRKVVVPTRRELFLYSLTVLLFVAFMILLIFGLDAAFSWLSRIAFTVPDV